A single region of the Gephyromycinifex aptenodytis genome encodes:
- the murG gene encoding undecaprenyldiphospho-muramoylpentapeptide beta-N-acetylglucosaminyltransferase, which translates to MSPTARPHSGPSSVLLAGGGSAGHVSPLLALADCLRRRDPNVGITALGTQAGLESRLVPARGYELRTVPKVAFPRRVSRDAAMLPKRLASAVAAADRAIVDCGAQVVVGFGGYVATPAYLAARRRGIPIVVHEQNARPGLANKLGARLTPYVGTTFPSTQLPHGRVVGMPLRREITTLDRVAMREQACAHFGLDPARTTLLVTGGSLGAQRLNVAFSQAASRLTDAGLQVLHLTGRGKDVVVAQDAKGYVTREYADQMELAYAACDLVVARSGANTVCELTAVGLPAIYVPLPIGNGEQRVNAADVISAGGGILVEDSEVTPEWAASTVLGLATDTPRLESMAAAAASIGEREADERLADLVTQAYAGAQGVR; encoded by the coding sequence ATGAGTCCCACTGCTCGCCCACATTCTGGTCCCTCGTCGGTGCTGCTCGCCGGGGGAGGCTCAGCCGGTCACGTCTCCCCGTTGCTTGCTCTGGCCGACTGCTTGCGCCGGCGTGACCCGAACGTGGGGATCACAGCGCTGGGGACTCAGGCGGGCCTGGAGAGCCGTCTGGTGCCTGCGCGCGGTTATGAACTGCGGACGGTACCCAAAGTGGCCTTCCCGCGCCGGGTCTCCCGCGACGCGGCGATGCTGCCCAAGCGGTTGGCCAGCGCGGTTGCCGCAGCTGATCGGGCCATCGTCGACTGTGGCGCCCAGGTCGTCGTGGGTTTCGGCGGTTACGTGGCTACACCCGCCTACCTGGCCGCGCGCCGGCGGGGGATCCCGATCGTGGTCCACGAGCAGAACGCTCGCCCGGGCTTGGCGAACAAGCTCGGTGCCCGGTTGACCCCCTACGTGGGTACCACCTTCCCGTCGACGCAGTTGCCGCACGGGCGAGTGGTCGGTATGCCGCTGCGGCGAGAGATCACCACCCTGGACCGGGTGGCAATGCGAGAGCAGGCTTGCGCGCACTTCGGCCTCGACCCGGCCCGCACCACGCTGCTGGTCACCGGTGGGTCGCTGGGGGCGCAACGGCTCAACGTCGCCTTTTCCCAGGCTGCTTCCCGGCTGACTGACGCCGGCCTGCAGGTGCTGCACCTGACCGGGCGCGGCAAGGATGTCGTGGTCGCCCAGGACGCCAAGGGCTATGTCACCCGCGAGTACGCCGACCAGATGGAGCTGGCCTACGCCGCCTGCGACCTGGTGGTGGCCCGCTCCGGGGCCAACACGGTCTGTGAACTCACCGCTGTCGGGTTACCTGCGATCTACGTGCCGCTGCCCATCGGCAACGGTGAGCAGCGCGTCAACGCCGCCGACGTCATCAGCGCCGGGGGCGGAATCCTCGTTGAGGACTCCGAGGTCACCCCGGAATGGGCTGCCAGCACGGTGCTGGGCCTGGCCACCGACACTCCCCGACTGGAGTCGATGGCTGCGGCCGCCGCGAGCATCGGCGAGCGGGAGGCCGACGAGCGGCTGGCCGACCTCGTCACGCAGGCCTACGCCGGCGCTCAGGGTGTTCGATGA
- the murC gene encoding UDP-N-acetylmuramate--L-alanine ligase produces MKGARFEVTGPVIPLRDLGAVHVLAIGGAGMSALARLFLDAGVQVSGSDANDSPLLHALAQRGATVHVGHDPAYLQGADTVVVSSAIREDNPELMAARAAGLRILHRSQALASLMQARTRVAVAGANGKTTTTSMLTVALIEAGADPSFAIGGELAELGVNARLGAGEPFVVEADESDGSFLAYRPQVAIVTNVQPDHLDFYGTFAAVQAAYGQFVASIPAGGLLVACADDSGSAALAESARRAGTRVVTYGRAAGADLVVGPASFSGLSGSASLTRAGAPARELSVSLPGEHNLLNGAAAFLAATDGLGLDADAVLQGIAAYSGTRRRFEPKGEVAGVRVVDDYAHNPAKVAAVVSAGGHVAAPGRLVVCFQPHLYSRTRDFAAEFGAALRGADVVVVLDIYGAREDPVPGVSSHLISQAAREAGVPEVHDVVGLGQAATRLAELARQGDLVLTVGAGDVTRVGPELLSRLAQAHG; encoded by the coding sequence ATGAAAGGCGCTCGTTTCGAGGTCACCGGACCGGTGATCCCGCTGCGCGACCTCGGCGCGGTGCACGTGCTGGCGATCGGCGGCGCCGGTATGTCGGCGCTGGCCCGGTTGTTCCTGGACGCCGGAGTGCAGGTCTCGGGGTCGGACGCGAACGATTCACCGCTGCTGCACGCTCTGGCCCAGCGCGGAGCCACGGTTCACGTCGGGCACGACCCGGCCTACCTGCAGGGTGCCGACACCGTCGTCGTCTCCTCAGCGATCCGAGAGGACAACCCCGAACTGATGGCGGCGCGCGCCGCCGGTCTGCGGATCCTGCACCGCTCGCAGGCGCTGGCGAGCCTGATGCAAGCCCGCACCCGGGTCGCGGTCGCCGGCGCCAACGGCAAGACAACGACAACCTCCATGCTCACGGTGGCGCTCATCGAGGCTGGGGCTGATCCTTCTTTCGCCATCGGCGGGGAGTTGGCCGAGCTCGGGGTCAACGCGCGTCTGGGCGCGGGGGAGCCGTTCGTCGTGGAGGCGGATGAGAGCGACGGCAGCTTCCTGGCCTACCGCCCGCAGGTGGCCATTGTCACCAATGTGCAGCCCGACCATCTCGACTTCTACGGGACCTTCGCAGCAGTGCAGGCTGCCTACGGGCAGTTTGTCGCGAGTATCCCGGCCGGTGGGCTGCTCGTGGCCTGCGCCGACGATTCGGGGTCCGCCGCGTTGGCCGAGTCCGCCCGCAGAGCGGGCACCCGCGTCGTCACCTACGGGCGCGCCGCCGGTGCCGATCTTGTGGTGGGTCCGGCCAGCTTCAGCGGATTGTCCGGTAGCGCGTCCCTGACGCGGGCCGGTGCGCCGGCTCGAGAACTGAGTGTCTCGCTGCCGGGCGAGCACAACCTGCTCAACGGGGCTGCCGCCTTCCTCGCCGCCACCGACGGGCTCGGGTTGGACGCGGACGCGGTATTGCAGGGGATCGCCGCTTACAGCGGAACCCGACGCCGTTTCGAGCCCAAGGGGGAAGTGGCTGGGGTGCGGGTCGTGGACGACTACGCGCACAACCCGGCTAAAGTCGCCGCCGTGGTCAGCGCGGGAGGCCATGTCGCGGCCCCGGGCCGCCTCGTGGTGTGTTTCCAACCGCACCTGTACAGCCGCACCAGGGATTTTGCTGCGGAGTTCGGAGCTGCACTGCGCGGAGCCGACGTGGTCGTGGTACTGGACATCTACGGCGCCCGCGAGGACCCCGTCCCCGGGGTGAGCTCGCACCTGATCTCCCAGGCGGCTCGCGAGGCGGGCGTACCGGAGGTCCATGACGTCGTGGGTCTGGGGCAGGCCGCGACACGCCTGGCAGAGCTGGCGCGCCAGGGCGATCTGGTCCTGACGGTGGGGGCTGGGGACGTCACCAGGGTCGGTCCGGAGCTTCTGTCGCGGTTGGCGCAGGCGCACGGATGA